Proteins encoded together in one Lathyrus oleraceus cultivar Zhongwan6 chromosome 5, CAAS_Psat_ZW6_1.0, whole genome shotgun sequence window:
- the LOC127084076 gene encoding UDP-galactose transporter 1: MEETFLVFHWTLIRSLLSILQWWTFNVTVIIVNKWIFQKLDFKFPLSVSCVHFICSAIGAYVVIKVLKLKPLISVDPEDRWKRILPMSFVFCINIVLGNVSLRYIPVSFMQTIKSFTPATTVVLQWLVWRKYFDWRIWASLIPIVGGILLTSVTEMSFNMFGFCAALLGCLATSTKTILAESLLHGYKFDSINTVYYMAPYATMILVLPAMLLEGNGVLEWLNTHPYPWSALIIIFSSGVLAFCLNFSIFYVIHSTTAVTFNVAGNLKVAVAVLVSWLIFRNPISYFNAVGCAVTLVGCTFYGYVRHLISQQPPVPGTPRTPRTPRSKMELLPLVNDKLENKF, translated from the exons ATGGAAGAAACCTTTCTTGTTTTCCACTGGACCCTTATCAGATCTCTCTTGTCTATCCTTCAATGGTGGACTTTCAATGTCACCGTTATCATCGTCAACAAGTGGATCTTCCAG AAATTGGATTTCAAGTTTCCCCTATCAGTATCATGTGTCCACTTTATCTGCTCAGCCATTGGAGCATATGTGGTAATTAAGGTGCTGAAGCTTAAACCGTTGATAAGTGTTGACCCTGAAGATCGCTGGAAAAGAATCTTACCTATGTCATTTGTGTTCTGTATTAACATAGTGCTGGGTAATGTGAGTCTACGATACATCCCAGTTTCTTTTATGCAGACTATAAAGTCATTCACACCTGCAACCACAG TTGTTTTGCAGTGGCTAGTGTGGAGGAAGTATTTTGACTGGCGTATTTGGGCTTCTCTTATACCCATTGTTGGAGGGATTCTTCTCACATCTGTAACAGAGATGAGCTTTAATATGTTTGGATTTTGTGCTGCCTTACTTGGCTGTTTGGCTACATCTACAAAGACCATCCTTGCAGAATCTCTTCTGCACGGGTACAAGTTCGACAG TATAAACACAGTTTATTACATGGCACCTTATGCAACCATGATATTGGTGCTTCCTGCCATGTTACTTGAAGGCAATGGAGTTCTGGAATGGCTTAATACTCATCCATATCCTTGGTCGGCCCTCATCATTATTTTCAGTTCTGGGGTGTTGGCTTTCTGTCTTAACTTCTCCATTTTTTATGTGATCCACTCCACCACTGCTGTAACATTTAACGTTGCTGGGAATCTTAAG GTTGCTGTTGCTGTCCTTGTTTCTTGGCTGATATTTAGGAACCCAATTTCATATTTTAATGCCGTTGGGTGTGCTGTGACTCTTGTGGGTTGTACATTCTATGGCTATGTTAGACACTTGATCTCCCAACAGCCACCGGTTCCAGGAACTCCTCGGACACCAAGAACCCCTCGGAGTAAGATGGAGTTGCTTCCACTTGTAAATGACAAATTAGAAAATAAGTTCTAA